A region from the Thermococcus sp. Bubb.Bath genome encodes:
- a CDS encoding SLC13 family permease, whose protein sequence is MAMSGQEIFALSVFIGVYAAMMSEKIHRTVAAMVGASLILIVNIVPWEKLPEYLDLGTILLLAGMMVVINIARESGLFEYVAIKTAKLSKGDPMKVLLLFAVVTAVVSAFLDNVTTVLLLTPMLLYITRQMEVSPVPFLLAEVFASNIGGTATLIGDPPNIMIGSAAGLSFNEFILNMAPIAFIDLFVTVGIVYLAYRGAVNAHKDRTEKIKLSIMSLNEDEAIRDRTLFNKSLAIIGLVIVGFFFHDRLGVEPVVIALTGASILLLWSGASPEEALEKVEWATLFFFGGLFIIVGSLVETGAIAQVANWMMGYIHGEGEAIAIITWFSAFSSAIVDNIPFTATMIPMIKAMGGTLNTYPLWWALSLGACMGGNGTAIGASANVVVVGMAHREGIKITFGDFLKVGMTIMMATVGVGMGIIWLRYVGL, encoded by the coding sequence ATGGCCATGAGCGGGCAGGAGATTTTCGCACTCTCAGTCTTCATCGGAGTGTACGCGGCAATGATGTCAGAGAAAATCCACAGAACAGTGGCGGCGATGGTTGGGGCGTCTCTGATTCTAATCGTGAACATAGTCCCCTGGGAGAAGCTCCCGGAGTACCTCGACCTGGGTACTATCCTTCTCCTGGCAGGGATGATGGTAGTCATTAACATAGCCAGGGAAAGCGGTCTCTTCGAGTACGTAGCTATAAAAACGGCAAAGCTCTCGAAGGGAGACCCAATGAAGGTTCTCCTCCTCTTCGCGGTTGTCACGGCGGTAGTCAGCGCCTTCCTAGACAACGTGACGACGGTTCTTCTCCTGACCCCAATGCTGCTCTACATCACCCGGCAGATGGAGGTAAGCCCCGTGCCTTTCCTGCTGGCGGAGGTCTTCGCGTCCAACATAGGAGGGACGGCCACGCTCATCGGAGACCCACCCAACATAATGATAGGCTCCGCCGCTGGTTTGAGCTTCAATGAATTCATACTCAACATGGCCCCAATAGCGTTCATTGATCTCTTCGTTACAGTGGGAATAGTCTACCTCGCATACAGGGGAGCGGTGAATGCCCACAAAGACCGCACGGAGAAGATAAAGCTCAGCATAATGAGCCTCAACGAGGACGAGGCAATACGTGACAGAACGCTCTTCAACAAGTCCCTGGCGATAATAGGCCTCGTAATAGTTGGGTTCTTCTTCCACGACAGGTTGGGCGTTGAACCGGTGGTAATAGCGCTCACCGGAGCCTCGATACTGCTACTGTGGAGCGGAGCATCGCCGGAGGAAGCACTGGAGAAGGTAGAATGGGCAACTCTGTTCTTCTTCGGTGGTCTCTTCATCATAGTAGGCTCCCTCGTAGAGACTGGTGCAATAGCTCAGGTAGCCAACTGGATGATGGGATACATACATGGAGAGGGCGAGGCAATAGCGATAATAACGTGGTTCTCAGCATTCTCAAGCGCGATAGTGGACAACATACCCTTCACTGCGACCATGATACCAATGATAAAAGCCATGGGAGGGACGCTGAACACGTACCCCCTCTGGTGGGCCCTCTCGCTGGGAGCATGCATGGGAGGAAACGGAACGGCCATCGGCGCCAGCGCCAACGTTGTCGTCGTCGGAATGGCCCATAGGGAAGGAATAAAGATAACCTTTGGGGACTTCCTAAAGGTCGGTATGACCATCATGATGGCCACCGTCGGGGTTGGGATGGGGATAATCTGGCTGAGGTACGTTGGACTGTGA
- a CDS encoding universal stress protein: MGLFSELIDRKFRNIAERRYEGILEKYREFFLTEEEMIIPEINSILLVFDRYSEKPTKEVYDAISAYPEAEVCLLYTVDENVAMLIAATLGEEEAKKFREAETSYGETFLDEVNGKLKELGFETRSRLIFGNKSEEAILREEKYDLFVISRKYGTETSKTSPVSPLVIKIVQHIEQPVMVY; encoded by the coding sequence ATGGGATTGTTCAGCGAGCTCATAGACAGAAAGTTTCGAAACATCGCCGAGAGGCGTTATGAGGGCATACTCGAAAAATACAGGGAGTTTTTTCTCACGGAAGAGGAGATGATCATACCCGAGATAAACTCCATCCTCCTGGTGTTCGACCGATACTCAGAAAAGCCCACTAAGGAGGTCTACGATGCGATATCAGCGTACCCGGAGGCAGAGGTCTGCCTGCTTTACACCGTGGATGAGAACGTCGCAATGCTCATAGCCGCCACCCTTGGAGAGGAGGAAGCCAAAAAGTTTAGAGAGGCTGAAACAAGCTACGGGGAAACTTTCCTCGATGAAGTCAATGGAAAGCTGAAGGAACTGGGATTTGAAACAAGGTCGAGGCTCATCTTCGGCAACAAGAGTGAAGAGGCTATACTCCGGGAAGAAAAGTACGACCTATTCGTTATCTCCAGAAAATACGGGACGGAAACCTCCAAGACCTCCCCCGTGAGCCCGTTGGTCATCAAGATAGTCCAACACATAGAGCAGCCGGTGATGGTGTACTGA